A stretch of Prunus dulcis chromosome 6, ALMONDv2, whole genome shotgun sequence DNA encodes these proteins:
- the LOC117630428 gene encoding protein FAR1-RELATED SEQUENCE 5-like — MPKAAKILTETFHEENLPIAKVPSILGGPHIGFNNRDCYNHLRNVRHRQLDGGDAQLVLTYFRKKQTENPQFFYAIQCDENRRAANFFWVDARSHMVYNYFGDVVTFDTTYRTNRYDMPFAPFTGVNHHLQSIQFGCALLQDETEVTFLWLFETWLEAMGGRHPVSIITDQDLAMKGAIAKIFPNTRHRLCLWHIKKKFAEKLSHVYFKKSKFKSQMKKCIRSTYKIEEFEEKWKELMKECELANDDWLNSLYDIRSSWVPVYNRGIFFCGNEHYWT; from the coding sequence ATGCCGAAAGCAGCTAAAATTCTGACTGAAACATTTCATGAAGAAAATTTGCCAATTGCAAAAGTTCCTTCAATCCTTGGTGGCCCCCATATTGGTTTTAACAATAGAGATTGTTATAACCACTTGAGAAATGTCCGGCATAGACAACTGGATGGAGGTGATGCACAGTTAGTCCTTACTTACTTTAGGAAGAAGCAAACTGAGAAtcctcaatttttttatgcCATTCAATGTGATGAAAACAGAAGGGCAGCTAATTTCTTTTGGGTGGATGCTCGATCACACATGGTGTACAACTACTTTGGAGATGTAGTCACATTTGACACAACCTATAGGACAAACAGGTATGATATGCCATTTGCACCATTCACAGGAGTAAACCACCATTTGCAATCAATACAATTTGGATGTGCACTTTTACAAGATGAGACAGAGGTGACATTTTTGTGGTTGTTTGAGACATGGCTTGAAGCAATGGGAGGACGTCATCCAGTTTCCATTATTACTGATCAAGACTTGGCAATGAAAGGAGCAATTGCCAAGATTTTTCCTAACACTCGCCATCGGTTATGCCTCTGGCATATTAAAAAGAAGTTTGCAGAAAAATTGTCACATGTGTACTTCAAGAAGTCCAAATTCAAAAGTCAAATGAAGAAATGTATTCGGTCAACATACAAGATAGAGGAATTTGAAGAAAAGTGGAAGGAATTGATGAAAGAATGTGAATTGGCTAATGATGACTGGTTGAATAGTTTATATGATATACGTTCTTCTTGGGTTCCTGTTTATAATCGTGGCATATTTTTTTGCGGGAATGAACACTACTGGACGTAG